The sequence below is a genomic window from Schistocerca gregaria isolate iqSchGreg1 chromosome 5, iqSchGreg1.2, whole genome shotgun sequence.
GTGTTGTATTTCGTTGTCCAGTGGGAATCTACCTTGACTGCTGTACTTAATTACAAAAAGGTAGTTAAATTTTCCACTAACATAATGAGAGAGCGCTGTGGTTAGTGCACTGAACTGGCATGTAGGATGACTTGGAATCAAATCCCTGTGCGCCATCCAGATCCAGGTTTCTAGTGAATCATGTAATACCTTTAGAAAGAAGCCGTGCATTTGTCCACGGCTATTTCGGAGTCATCAGTCATGTAACTGATTTGATGCGGTCCGTCACGAATGCCTCTcctatgccaatctcttcatctcggagCAGCGTTGCGACCTATGTCTTCATTTATTTTCTGGATTTGTTCAAATTCTTGTCCTGCTTTgtagtttttaacctctacagtcTTAACAGGCGTTCCatcaatctatcccttcttcctgtcagtgtttctcATATATTCCTTCTCTCTCAGATTctccggagaaccacctcattccttatcttattagtacACCTAATGGTGTACCATAGAGCgcggtgctccaaacgtacattctcaggaatttcttcctcaaattaaggcctatgtttggtgataccagtagacttctattggccaggattGCCCCTTTTTCGTAGTGctaatctactttttatgtcctccgtgcCACGTCcgacatgggttattttgttgcctagctaTAAGAATTCGTAACTTAAACTACTTCGCTATCACAAACCCAGATGTTTAGTTTCCCTTTGTTCTCCAATTCTGCTACTTCTCGGtgctttcgtcattcttcgatttactcgtaatccatattctgtattcattagactgttcgtacCATCTGGGAGATTTTGATAATTCTTCTCTACTTTCACAGGGTAACAGTGtattcagcgaatcatatcattgctaTCCCTTCACCTCGAATTTTCATTTCAAGACTATAAGAGTACTCAAAGAAGGGTACATATTTAGCAGCCTCAAACATATTCTAAATAGAATATAAGGAAAGGTGTCGCCACGTGAACAAGACAAGGAGAAAGACCCCACAGTGAATGCGAGTGAAGTGGGAATATGTTGTCTTGTATATGTATCATTGGCAACACTCTCACTTAAATGCAGCTTAGAAGTCAGTCCGAGGAGAGTGCGCAAATAGCAAAGTGGTGAAGGTGAGCGCTCACCATAGGCAGGAAATACAGgattgagtcccagtccagcactgaTCATCTCTTATCACTATTGCATAGTAGAACTATACCTTACACAGCAAGGAAGTAGcagtcagcgaattaatttcgaaaacaaaaaaaggtgtggtccccgtggtctaggggtagcgtctttgattcataatcataaacgtcttcggtcccgggttcgatccccgccactgcctaaattttgataatcagcgttggcggccgaagactcccggcataagaagtcagcctcattctgccaacggccttgtcaaagagggcggaggagcggatagaggttcagggaactctcttgtcctaggggtgggaaattgcccctaaaggtggaagaatcagcaatgatgaacgacatgaagatgcagaaggcaatgaaacctctgcattaaagacgtaacgtgtatccacaggacatgtggtctgtagttgaagaagtgtcatgatgatctctccattggcagaagattccggaatagtcccccattcggatcctgaaagaaaggatattgcggagacatagctagtgctagttctgcaaggttcgcaggatagcttcagtaacgtttggaaggtaggagacgagatactggcagaagtaaagctgtgagcaccgggcgtgagtcgtgcttgggtagctcagttggtagagcacttgcccgcgaaaggcaaaggtcccgatttcgagtctcggtccggcacgcagttttaatctgccaggaagtttcagatcagcattATGTTCCATAGTGAGTACTAACGAGAGCTCTGTAAGCGAAATAAAGGCTCTACGTCTTTCTGAGCCAATTGTGCTAGACCGCACAGAAGTGGAAACAATAATGGACGCCACGTATATACCACGACCATTACCCAAGGCTTCTGTGGTGGGGCCTTTACCATATCCCTCCTTATTTTCTATACGTTTTTCCTTCTTAACACATTTCCTTTGTTTTCAGTTTCTCTCCATTGAGTATATCTTTCGTGTGaggtcatggtatacctcctaatatcctgttgGACCTCATTttcctcggcgtagtgcagcaaatgaACGTATCAGACATATGGAGCCATGATGCGTGTACATCCTTCTACAATTGCAGAAGTGTcgctggtgcagaattttgtgcacgaactgatctcgcgaatatgtcccataattgttcaatgggattcatgtcgggtgagctgggtggccaaatcattcgctcgaaccctccagaatgttcatcagaccaattgcgaacagctgtggcccgttgacatggcacattgtcatccataaaaattacatctttgATTGGAACAAGCAGCCGAACatgactatttccagtcaatgatcggtaaaattgaaccagaggacccattctatgtaaacacagcccactccactatagagccaccgccagcttgtacagaatcggccggcctctgtggccgagcggttctaggcgctacaatccggaaccgcctgctgctactgttgcaggttggaatcctgcctcgggcatgggtgtgtgtgatgtccttaggttggttaggtgtgagtagttctaagttctaggggactgatgacctgagatgttaagtcccatagtgcttagagccgtttgaatcattgtTTGCACAGAGCCTCGTTGACAAATTCGATCCATGGATTCGTgcagtctgtgccacactcgaatcctaccatcgactcttaccaactgaaactggggctCGTCTGCCCAGGGTACGGTTTTCCAGACGCCGGGGTCCAACTGATAtgttcacgagccaaggagaggcgctgtaggcgatatgCTGTAACCAAAGACACTGGCGCGGATCGTCTGTCACCATAGCCCACTAAGGCCCAAAATtcgcctaacggatacgttcgtcacaggtcccacattgatttctgcgattgtttcacacattgttgcttgtctgcAACGCAAACTCCGTTGCTTACGGTCGTTAGGTGAAGCCCATCTGTCACGGCGTTGTCCAAGGTGAGAGGTGATGCGTGAATTTTGATATTCTCGCCACTCTTCGTGACACTGTGGACCTTAgagtactgaattctctaacgatttccgaattgaaATATCccttgtgtctagctccaactaccatttcgcattgaaagtctattaattcccgctgtgcagccataatcacgtcggaagccttctCTCACCTGAGTACGAACACAGCTCCTCCAATGGAGTGCCCTTTTGTaaattgtgtacatgatactactgccatctgtatatgtacgtattcctatcccacgacttttatcaACAGATCTTCAGTCTGAGTCGTATGTGCAAGACTGCAGTGATATAAAAACAGTAATCCAATGTATGTTAACTAGCCGTGGCGTGTAGACTCGACGTGTATTCCAATGCCACAACCCAATGGTTGCTGCGATGGGGCCTTGACCACATCTTTCTGTCATCTATTCGTTCTTGCTTCTTTCCGTCCAATAGTTTGTAATTAGGCTGtttctgtttttatgttggtaacgccacgtagtgttcTGTATGGAAattgctgactgcgctgtgtgcagtctgtggctggttggactcgatgttggactcgatgttggactcgatgttggactcgatgttggactcgatgttggactcgatgttggactcgatgttggactcgatgttggactcgatgttggactcgatgttggactcgatgttggactcgatgttggactcgatgttggactcgatgttggactcgatgttggactcgatgttggactcgatgttggactcgatgttggactcgatgttggactcgatgttggactcgatgttggactcgatgttggactcgatgttggactcgatgttggactcgatgttggactcgatgttggactcgatgttggactcgatgttggactcgatgttggactcgatgttggactcgatgttggactcgatgttggactcgatgttggactcgatgttggactcgatgttggactcgatgttggactcgatgttggactcgatgttggactcgatgttggactcgatgttggactcgatgttggactcgatgttggactcgatgttggactcgatgttggactcgatgttggactcgatgttggactcgatgttggactcgatgttggaatattcacttgtgtagtgttgggcagttggatgtgaacagcacgtagcattgcgcagttcagggtgtatacgacccgggacatccgggaaaaacccgggaattttatcGTCTgggaaaaactcgggaatttttcagaattccgggaatttttcattgttttagttaccgttaaatttttgtgattttgactggtaagaaccaataccctAACGaatgatattactgtatcccgcttctgcagatTAATGATGCTGcagcaaaacaaaagagaaaaaaaacgaaaataaaacttaggtcgcaaaggaaatgcgccatatacaacaacaaaacacagtgctcatacaggcGACTGCcaaccaaagtgtgtcaaaggccttaggaagaatatgcaatgcttcctaacaacaaattgcctcagaTGAGTGTGACGTGACAGCTGTTTAAATTAGGTTCATTTAAGCAGTTGTgggcgggctcttgcgcatgcgcagttgagtcccGTATGAGGAGTACCTTCCCTCGCTTTTGGCTACAGacgtgtggctgggcgccactatctaAATTTCTCCGGTTCGGAGATCTGGGGCTGATACTCAGAGcactctgagttgtagtggggcggtggatagtctccacgtgacctgtgcttACGTTTAGTGATTCTGctctttcctcttcgtttattgctctcacattaaatgaaaacaaaacggatttctgtggccgggagctaccaaatgaattaaaatacgttcgcataattacggaaggctaaaatacgttGTTAGTTTGAGGTTTTATttctacctttctgacagtcaagcattaatcgtcttgcagaacaatgaacttatttttgtcggtttgctaaaacgattctgcttttattaatcttttacgcagaggcagtcaatttatttgaaacgaagtgtttaatttcacactgttggctagtttcaacttgcatttcaagtgcacgttttccatcGTCCAGCTCGTattgcattatgccataataaagaaccagacaagagataatacagtactggtactcaagaaaatttacatccgaatctggacataacgattgtgcactttaagccgaattgtgcattttagtatggttcacgaaattccgatgcttttgaagtatcctttgatgtcttgtttcttttagacATAATTCAGGATCTTTTAACGTTTTACTACGTACGAAGgtgcgggcttcctgcgtcatcgtatctGCGCAGgcgcagtgacgcctgttatctggcgctctctggcaactgccgaaacgaacctatttctaacaggtcgcgggaaaatattgcgattgGTGGCTTGAAAagggttactttcaaagtaaatttccttttacgcaagatgaactatgtgcgagaatgtacgatcaatttcttaaatcacagagcgtttgactctcatttaaaaatcaactctttgaggacaaccATCTAGTCGAATTTCGAGcctagaagatcagacatttacacggacacatttgtgtgatgtatcataaaatgtaacacatgcaaaaagattagcattatatgtgaaagcttagcttctcttgcagcttattaatcttcaaaaCCAATATTATTTATGAAAGCTTTGTTTTTGTTGTAGCAATACTGTGTGTATTATTTCAAACTATTAACTTTCCTTTTTTGTGTGTTCGCGCAACttaagtgatcttgctattggttgactacatGAAGTACATAAAGTGTCCTGTGATCAggtggtgagatcacgtgacatgagccatgactggcttacaaaagcgcatcgcaaactcgatttcattgcttcggaaagtaacatgcaatgtttggtggaattcgaatttatacctccgtAACACGAAACAAtgtagcgtacatgttgctgcacatcagatatttccaaaacgtgttaTTCCTTctgggtttcgttttctaaagtgccgacaAATTCTACGCCTGTgtagaaaaccataaacattctaagGACTGagaagttttacagtgccgaggaaaagtatactggcaCTTaaaacggaaaaagtgtattttcacccgggagaaagcgtattttcaactgggaaatccgggaattattttttccttgtccatgtatacaccctgggagctggaggtgagccgccagcagtgatatatatatattattattattattgtgcttttacggcctctttggaccacttcagtcaatttctttccggtcttACTAAGATTcctcattgttttttccttcttggctttccagtatttcttcattctatcctatctttgttttcgttcctcttctgaaaatacccttttagtttccttttagttgtttctcttttatcaaatattggcaagaatctaatatttctattttttaatttatttacttgttttgatttggttttcaagtcctccagcgttaagtctagttctttcatgtcttttatttcctttattcagacaagttgttgtttttgtttccagagatTCTCCAAAATTTTGAttattaatctgtcttcaggtgttctcaatagatggccaaaaaatgatattctcttctttctcatggtatccgttaccggttctatctcctgatatactactgcatttgggacaatacgccattctcccgctttttggtactttttattgatgcatgttcttattattcttctttctatttttagaatttatttgtgttgttcttttgatttagcttaaacaggttttcacttccataggttatttctggttggacaacagtcttgtaatgttttaattttgtatttattgacaaacattttttgttgtatgtgtttctggatactttttgggctcttgataatttattagttctctctgttcaggacatttttttcatttaagttataggttacattttctccaaggtacttaaattgttttacaatttctatatcagtccaacacatctgtacactatttattacaagggggtatgttgccatttttgttttttttcaaatgaaattgttaatcccACTTTTCCTTatataatatactcctggaaactgaaagaagaacaccgtgaattcattgtcccaggaagggcaaactttattgacacattcctggggtcagatacatcacatgatcacactgacagaaccacaggcacatacacatgcaacagatcatgcacaatgtcggcactagtacagtgtatatccacctttcgcagcaatacagggtgctattctcccatggagacgatcgtagagatgctggatgtagtcctgtggaacggcttgccatgccatttccacctggcgcctcagttggaccagcgttcgtgctggacgtgcagaccgcgtgaaacgacgcttcatccagtcccaaacatgctcaatgggggacagatccggagatcttgctggccagggtagttgacttacaccttctagagcacgtttggtggcacgggatacatgcggacgtgcattgtcctgttggaacagcaagttcccttgccggtctaggaaaggtagaacgatgggttcgatgacggtttggatgtaccgtgaactattcagtgtcccctcgacgatcaccagaggtgtacggccagtgtaggagatcactccccacaccatgatgccgggtgttggccctgtgtgcctcggtcgtatgcagtcctgattgtggcgctcacctgcacggcgccaaacacgcatacgaccatcattggcatcagggcagaagcgactctcatcgctgaagacgacacgtctccattcgtccctccattcacgcctgtcgcgacaccactggaggcgcgctgcacgatgttggggcgtgagcggaagacggcctaacggtttgcgggaccgtagcccagcttcatggagacggttgcgaatggtccttgccgataccccaggagcaacagtgtccctaatttgctgggaagtggcggtgcggtcccctacggcactgcgtaggatcctacggtcttggcgtgcatccgtgcgtcgctgctgtccggtcccaggtcgacgggcacgtgcaccttccgccgaccactggcgacaacatcgatgtactgtggagacctcacgccccacgtgttgagcaattcggcggtacgtccacccggcctcccgcatgcccactatacgccctcgctcaaagtccgtcaactgcacatacggttcacgtccacgctgtcgcggcatgctaccagtgttaaagactgcgatggagctccgtatgccacggcaaactggctgacactgacggcgggggtgcacaaatgctgcgcagctagcgccattcgacggccaacaccgcggttcctggtgtgtccgctgtgacgtgcgtgtgatcattgcttgtacagccctctcgcagtgtccggagcaactatgggggtctgacacaccggtgtcaatgtgttcttttttccatttccaggagtatataatatGAGTTTTtataggttactataagcggacgatctggacgtgtgtccgccagaaaaaggaaatttgtaaagatgagtCATATATAAAGGCTTTTCAAAGCctcgcattaccaagcagggtattCTGACTACCCCAGGTTGATCTTACATTCTGACATTACACGAGTCAGTATTTCATCAGCAAGTATGGATGTCCAAAGAACTTTCTAGCAAAGAGTTCATGGAAATTCTATACAATTCTGACGTCAGTGACGAAGAAAATTAATGGgacattgataatgaactgaatgaatTTATAGAACCTCTTGACAAAGACCAGACCATATCATAGcatcagatgaagctgatgatgaaatatcagaagAGACTACTAATTCACGTGaacaagcagtagtagtagtagtagtagtagtagtagtagtagtagtagtagtagtagtagtagtagaagaagaagaagaagaagaagaagaagaagaactggagatttgtttgtttctagaagtggACTACAAATTTCTAGTGAACCACCAAAAGGTGGGCACCATCGACGTCACAACATTTTGAACGTAACACCTGACCCAGTGGATGATGGAAAAACAATCAAACAATAACAGACATTTTTAATATTTATCTCACCGGAAATCATGAGCATCATTGTAGAACAAGCGAACAGGGAACTCAAACGAGTAATTTCTTTGTgtaatgcagctcattcttcgAACAAAATGACATGAATGACATGGAGAGATATAAATGCAGCTGAAGTGTACGCTGTATTAGCAATTCCTTCAGGAGCTGGTCGAACTCATGGACATCGCACAAGTGCTTCCGATCTGTGGGGAGGTAATGTTGCCTttcggcaaccattcttttctgctgCCATGTCAAGAAACCGACTTTGGATATACAGAAATTCTTGCGATTTGACAACAGAGGCACAAGAGCATAGAGAATTAAAGAAACCAAGGACAAGCTACAAGCCATCAGGGTAGTGTTCAACAAATTTCATTCTAACTTGTGCAACAACTTCTATTCTTAAGAATACGTGACTATTGATGAACGATTAGCAACCTACCGATGAAGCTGCCCATTTAGGGTTTATATGAAGATAAAGTCTGgcaagtatggcattaaaatttgAGTTGGTGCTGATGTGAAGACATCTTACCTATTACGGATCCAGATTTACGCAGAAATGGTGGACAATACtcgggaagtgaaacaaggacagagagttgttttggatctgatggaaccgtttctgaataacggtcatggtgtaacaactgataattttttcaccagttttccatTGGCTGTTGAACTAATAAAACGAAACACACTGGTTGGTACCTTGGGTTCCAATAAGAAAGATTCCGAAGGAATTCTTGCCAAACAGAAAGAGAGTTCACTCTTcaatgtttggtttcacaaatgacttgactagtttcctatgttccaaagaagggaaaggcagtaatactactctctactcagcacaatgagagacacttgagtggtCAAGAAAGTGAACACAAACCCGACATCATACTTCACTAAAACAAAACCAAAGGTGCTGTAGATAATGGggacaaaatgacaagagaatacagTTGTTAGAGGAACGAGGCGATGGCCACtaagaatcttcatggaaatgatgGATATTGCAGAACTGAATGCATAGATTCTGTACACTCAAAGATTTCCTGAATGGCAGAAGAATAACCGAAGCCGGAGTAAACTTCACGGCTGAACTGGCATTTGGACTCAGCAAAGGCAACACGGAAGAAAGAGCCAGAAATATCAACGGTCTTCATAAAGATGTAAAAGACGCACTGAAAGCTTGTGATATTGCAATTCCTACAGCAGTGATCCAGACCCAGTGTCCCAAGTTACCAACGCCACAACGATGTCAAGATTGCAAGAGAAACGATGATCGTAAAACAAGATTCTGTTGTGTAATGTGCAAGAAACCTGTTTGTAATATACACAGAGAAGAAACTGTTACTGCGAAGTGCatgcagtgcaaaaatgtacttgactgaaaagttgaaaaagtcttgtgttattttactgtagcgactgttgaggtacatagattattaattttctgttcgttAAGTACTAAATCTAGTGAAAGACATAATTTTTTTGTACTTTGTAATCTGATTAAATACTTCTAATAACCTGAAAAGCTGTTTTTCAATACTAAATAAATCCATTCAATGGAAATAGCAAAATCTGAGAAATATTACAATGAAACACACAACTCTTTTGGGGTAGTCCAAATACCCCGCTTGGTAAAATAGAGGTGTGAAAAAGCTTGGTAACGTGagggttaaggtaaatacatagtttgttctctgtcTAAATCTTTcctctgctaactatgcctatcagtagttagtgccttcagtagttagaatcttgtacttagctggcagtattggtgctagctgtattgcagtagttcgagtaacgaagatttttgtgaggtaagtgattcatgaaaggtataggttattgttagtcagggccattattttgtagagaTAAttgagtcagattgcgtcgcgcaaaaatattgtatgtcagtttagtgatgatcagaataagtaaactgttttgagtacgttgagtttcgctcagttgtttgaaaagcaaataacgtagaagtttaccagcatagtcattcataatttttctaatagGATGTTTTAAGTTAAATGTCCCCAGTTTtgctgcatagttcctatagttcgAATTAAGTGGTAACAGGCTGCACAAAACACGAACTGAGCTGTCACTGATTCAGTTATTGCACTATAAAATAACATAGAATACACAAATAGTTAATGAGTGTATTTATGATTTTCACTTCTGTAATTAATGGAATGTAAGAGTCCGTAATAGTATCTAACAGCTGGTCTTGAAGTTAATTTGAAAAAcaagctagccggccggagtggccgagtggttctaggcgctatattctggaaccgcgcgaccactacggtcgcaggttcgaatcctgcctcgggcatggatgtgtgtgatgtccttgggttagttaggtttaagtagttctaagttctaggggactgatgacctcagaagttaagtcccatagtgctcagagccaaaaacaaGCTCTTACTCCTTCAGTAATGACATTGTTATTGACGAGACGTGTAAGCGTAACTATCTCCCGTTGTTCCCTTGGTGTCCAAGAATAGTACAGCGTTTATGTAATCGGCAGCATCGCTAGGCGTTAGTATTTGAAAACAGCGTGGTATGTTGGTTCTTCTGTAGCGCCTGTTGCTTTCTGTCTCAGGCTTGGTGGGGAAAGGAGCATCCGCTGCCTTGAGCAGCTCAGAGTGGAGGGGGAAAGCCGCGCGTCTGCCCTAACGGATATTCGAGTCTGCAAGGCGACCGCCGGAGACAGGAAAGCGCATCGCTCtaacctgagagagagagagagagagagagagagagagagagagagagagagagagagagcgcgagcggtggggggggggggggggggggggaagagcggtGTTATCTTCCTGTGTCAGCCTACTGACAGCGCTCGTTTGCGAGATGAAGACATTCGCCTTTCCTATTCTCTCTTTCGCAACGTTTTGAGCTGTATAAGCCTTTACAACTCCAACTCGTTAAACGCTACATCGCCGAAAGTCTCCAGGCACTCCTGACAGGCTGTGTGTGGCGTCAGTCTACGCGTCtgacaatacagcaagcaccaaaa
It includes:
- the LOC126273395 gene encoding ring-infected erythrocyte surface antigen-like, with the translated sequence MHAAIVKLIQIQRNSNIESNIESNIESNIESNIESNIESNIESNIESNIESNIESNIESNIESNIESNIESNIESNIESNIESNIESNIESNIESNIESNIESNIESNIESNIESNIESNIESNIESNIESNIESNIESNIESNIESNIESNIESNIESNIESNIESNIESNIESNIESNIESNIESNIESNIESNIDYCRS